A window of Kribbella sp. NBC_00382 genomic DNA:
TGAAGCTGTCCGATGTACTGGCGTTCGACGCCCGCCGAAAGGCCCAGCGTGAGGAGGCCCTCCAGGCCTTGGCTGACGAGGAGCCTTGGGACCAAGAACCTCCGAAGGGCAGCTGATCGCCGGTGGCAGATCCGCGGATAGCCTTTCTCGACGCGAACGTGCTCCGTGGGCAACTGACGACGGACATCATGCTGAGCCTCGCGGACAGCAAGCTCTACGAGCCGCAGTGGTCGGCCGAGGTACTGGACGAAGTGAAGCGGAACCGCCCCGCCGGTGTCACCGCCGAGCGCGCCGACTCCCGGTTCGCCCAGATGGCCAAGGCTTTTCCCGAAGCACTGGTGACGGACTATCAGCACCTGATGCCGGAGATGCGCGCCGACGACAAGGACAAGCATGTCCTCGCCGCCGCCGTGCACAGTGAGGCTGACGTCCTGGTCACCGAGAACACGAAGGACTTCGACCCGCCGACCAGCGGAAGACATGCGATGAAGGTCGAGCGTACGTCGGAGTTCCTCAACCAGATGCTCGAAGAGCACCCGGACAAGGTGGTCGGGGCTATGCAGAAGATGGTGGACCGGAATCGGCGGGCCCCTCAGACGATGCCTGAGTTGATTGACAAGATGGCGACCCAGCAGGATCTGAAGGGGTTTGCGCACAAGCTCAACTCGATGGTGCCGTCGGAGCAGCAGGGGTCGCACCCGAACCTGCAGGTGGCGAAGGCGGCTCAGGCGGCTCTTGAGGGGACGTCGCCGGCCAGTCGAGCAGTCAGTACGCCGGCAACTGCGCCCGCGGCGCGGAAGGCCGGTACCGATGGCCCGGAGAAGTCCACCGGCCAGGAGCGCTAGCCCGGGTAGGTCCGGGCAGGCACGTTAGCTGGGGTCGGTCCAGGTTAGGCGGTAGGTGACTGCGCCGAAGCGGATGTGGTCGCCTGGGCGGACCCGGACGGGGGTGGTGATGCGGAGGCCGTTGAGGTGGGTGCCGTTCATCGAGCCGAGGTCTCGGAGGAGCCAGCCGTCGTCTACGTGGCGTAGTTCGGCGTGGAAGCGGGAGACGGAGAGGTCGGTCTCCCGGAGCGTGGCGCCGGGGCCGCGGCCGATGCGGACCGTCGGTGTGCCGGGCGACGGCAGGGCAAGGCCTTGCGGGCGGACGTACGGCTTCGCGGTGCGGGGTGCGATGGTCAGGCGCGGGATGCGGGCGAGCAGGCGGTTGAGGAGCTGGACCGCGCGGGGCTCGGTGCCGGGGAGGTCGTGGGTCGCGTTGGCGAGTTCGCGGCGGCTCTGAGCGCGGAGTACGAAGTTCATCCGGCGGATGAAGGTGTCGTGCGAGAGGCGGCCGCTGCCGGCGCCGTCGCGCAGGATCGCCAGCGCCCGGTCACGCTCGGCGTCCGAGGGACGCGCCAGCTCGATCCGTTCCGCCGTCATGTCTGGATTGTCCGCGCCCCCGGGTTCACCTGTCCAGCATGCCTCAGGGCCGGGCGGTCAGTACGTCGGCCAGGTCGAACTTGATCGGCTCCTCGAGCTGCTCGTAGGTGCACGACTCCGGCGTACGGTCCTCGCGCCAGCGCACGAACTGGGCCGTGTGCCGGAAGCGGACGCCCTCCATGTGGTCGTACTTCACCTCGACCACCCGCTCGGGGCGCAGCGGCACGAAGCTGAGGTCCTTGCCGGCCTGCCACCGACTGCCCTCCGCGTTGCGCGGTGTCCGGTTGCCCTCTTCCTGCTTCGCCCAGGCCCACGGGTGATTGTCGAAGTCCGTGACAAGCTCCTGCATCTCGACGAACAGCTCCTCGCGGCGAGCCATCGGGAACGCGCCGATCACGCCGACGCTCGCGAGCACGCCCTCGGCGTTGTAGAGCCCGAGCAGCAGCGACCCGATCCGGTTCTCGCCGCTCTTGTGCACCCGGTACCCCGCGACGACGCAGTCCGCGGTCCGCTCGTGCTTGATCTTGAACATCGTCCGCTTGTCCGGCAGGTACAGCCCGTCGAGCGGTTTCGCGATCACGCCGTCCAGTCCGGCGCCCTCGAACTGGTTGAACCAGTCGGTCGCGGTCGCCTTGTCGGTCGTGGTCCGGGTCAGGTGGATCGGCGCCGCGGCCTTGGCCAGCGCTTGCTCCAGCGCCTCCCGCCGCTCGGCGAACGGCCGCTCGGTGTAATCGGTATCGCCCAGCGCCAGCAGGTCGAACGCGACGAACCGGGCCGGCGTCGTCTCCGACAGCATCTTGACCCGGGAGGCGGCCGGATGGATCCGCTGCTGCAGTACTTCGAAGTCGAGCCGGTCCCCCGACGCGCCGACCACGACGATCTCGCCGTCGATCACGCAGCGCTCGGGCAGGTTGGCCTTGATCGCCTCGACCAGCTCAGGGAAGTACCGGGTCATCGGCTTCTCGTTCCGGCTGCCGATCTCCACCTCGTCGCCGTCGCGGAAGATGATCGATCGGAACCCGTCCCATTTCGGCTCGAAGCTGACGTTGCCGTCGGGGATCTGCTTGATCGGCTTCGCCAGCATCGGCGCGACCGGCGGCATCACGGGGAGCTTCATGGCCGCCATTCTGCCCCCACCAGGTTCCTTTCGGGGGCATGATGGGGGCATACCGACTGGTACGAACCGGAGGTACCGAGATGTACGACGTCGTACTGCTCGTCGAGCAGGAGCTGACCGAACCCGATGCCCAGCGCGTGGTCGAGCTGCACCAGGACATGCCCGAGACGGTGAAGTACCACGTGCTCGTGCCGTGCCACAACGCCGAGGCGGGTGTCGAGGCGTCGATCAGCGCGCTCGGCACGGCGGATCTCTACGGACCAGGACTCGCCGACCAGCGGCAGGATCTGGCCGAGGCGCAGAAGGCGATCGACAGTGAGGCGAGCGACTGCACCGGGCGGAGCATCCAGCGGCTGCGCGACCTCGGTCAGCAGGCCGAGGGCGGGATCTCGCACGACCGGCCGATCGACGCGCTGACGGCGACGGTCGACAAGGTGGGCGGGCGCGAGGTCATCATCCTCACCCGGCCGCACATCGTGGCCGAGTTCTTCCACCTCGACTGGACCAATTCGGCCCGCCGGCATCTCGGCGTACCGGTTCTTCATCTGCTCGAACAAGACGAAAAGTAGTCGGCGTCGTTAGACAGGTGTGATTCCAACCCTCTACACGACGGACGAGGTCGCGGACCTGCTGCGGATCTCGGTGTACGCCGTCTACAAGCACGTCGCAGCCGGGACGGTCAGCCCGCGGCGCACACCAGGACCGCTGCCGGCGGAGCTGCGCTTCACCAGTGATGACGTGGTGCGGATGCTGCTCGCGATGAGGCCGTCCGTCGCGACGCCAGTACGGCGGCATCTTGCCCTTGTCAGTGGATGAGCTCACCAGAACAATCGCTACCGCGTCCGCTGGTTAGACCCCCGCAGCTGAGCCGGATTCGGCGAACTGGGTGTGGTACAGGTCGGCGTACTCGCCGTCGAGGGCGAGCAGCTGCTCGTGCGTCCCGCGTTCGACGATGTTGCCGTGGTCAACCACCAGGATCTGGTCCGCGTTCCGCACGGTCGACAGCCGGTGCGCGATCACCAGCGAGGTCCGGCCCTCCAGTGCGGTGTCCAGCGCCTTCTGGACCGCCACCTCGGACTCAGAGTCCAGGTGAGCGGTCGCCTCGTCCAGTACGACGATGTGCGGTGCCTTCAGCAACAACCGGGCGATCGCCAGCCGCTGCCGCTCACCACCGGACAGCCGGTGTCCACGGTCGCCGACCACGGTGTCCAGCCCGTCCGGCAAGGAGTGGACCAGGTCCCACACCTGCGCCGAGCGCAATGCGTTGGCCATCTCCTCTTCGGTGGCGTCAGGCTTTGCGTAGGCGAGGTTCGCGCGGATGGTGTCGTGGAACATGTGGGCGTCCTGCGTCACGTACCCGATCGCGTCGTGCAGCGACTCCAGCGTCACCTCGCGGACATCTTTGTCGCCGATCCGCACCGCACCACCGGTCACGTCGTACAAGCGGGCCACCAGGTTGGTGATCGTCGTCTTGCCGGCACCGGACGGGCCGACCAGCGCGATCATCTGCCCGGGCTCGACGGTGAAGGAGATGTCTTCGAGTACTTGCGCGGAGACCCGCTTGTCGAGCACGGCGACCGACTCGAGGCTCGCCAGCGAGACCTGCTCGGCGGTCGGGTACCCGAACGACACCTTGTCGAAGGTCACCGAGGCCGCGTTGTCGGGCAGCGGCTTCGCGTCCGGCGCGTCCTTGATCATCGGCTCCAGATCGAGCACCTCGAAGACGCGCTCGAAGGAAACCAATGCGGTCATCACGTCGACGCGCACGTTCGACAGCGCCGTCAGCGGACCGTAGAGCCGGCCCAGCAAGGCGACCAGCGCGAGCAGAGTCCCGACCGTCAGGGTCTCGCGTACTGCGAGGTTGCCGCCGACACCATAGACAAGTGCTGTAGCTAGAGCCGCGACCAGCGTCAGCGCGGTGAAGAAGACCCGGCCGAGCATCGCGATCCGGATGCCCAGGTCGCGGACCCGGCCCGACTTCTCACCGAACTGCGCGTTCTCCAGCTCGGGCTTGCCGAACAGCGTCACCAGCAGCGCGCCGCCGACGGAGAACCGCTCGGTCATCGCGGTCGACATCTCCGCGTTGAGCGTCATCTGCTCGCGCGTCATCGCGGCCAGCCGGCGTCCGAGGTACCGCGCCGGCAGCAGGAAGACCGGCAGGATCAGGATCGCGACGACCGTCAGCTGCCAGCTGAGCAGCAGCATCGCGCCGACCACCAGGATCAGGCTGATCACGTTGGACACGACACCGGACAGCGTCGACGTGAATGCCTGCTGGGCGCCGATCACGTCATTGTTCAACCGGGACACGAGCGCGCCGGTCTGCGTCCGGGTGAAGAACGCGACGGGCATCTGCTGCACGTGCGCGAAGACCTTCGTCCGCAGGTCGTAGATCAAGCCCTCACCGATGCGCGCCGAGAACCAACGCTGCATCAGGCCGAGCGCTGCCTCGACAACCGCGAGCAATGCGACTACCAGGGCCAGCGCGGTCACCAAGCCCGCGTTGCCCTTGGTGATGCCGTCGTCGACGATCTTCTTGAACAGCAGCGGCGACGCGATCACCAGGAACGCCGAGATGATGACGAGCGCGAGGAAGGCGGTGATGTGCCACTTGAACGGCTTGGCGAACCGCAGGATGCGCCGCAGCGTGCCCTTGGCCAGCTTCTGATCCACCACCGACGCGTCCTGCCGCCGCCAGCTCATCGCGCTGCCGCCGCCACCACCCATTCGCATTCCTGCAGACATCCCGGTCCCTCCCCACACTCAACTCGTCAACGTTGACAACACCTGACCTCAGGCTTTGCTTCCCTGCGTTCAGCCGAAGGCCGCGATCAGCTCGGCGAGCCGCCGGGCCTGGGCTTCCCGCTCCGCCTTCAGCTGCTCCTCGTACGTACGGTCGGAGGCTCCCAGCAGCAGCGCCTTCGTCTCCCGCACCGCACCGACCAGCGGCGACAGCACCGCGTCGGACAGATCCTTCACCGTCCCGGCCAGCTCCTCACCCGGTACGACGATGTTCGCCAGCCCGAGCTGATGCGCCTCAGCCGCCTCGACCCACCGCGACGTCACGCAGATCTCCAGCGCTCGGGAGTACCCGACAAGCTGCACCAGGGGTTGCGTCCCGCCGAGGTCCGGTACGAGCCCGAGCGCCGGCTCCCGCATGCTGAACTTCGCGTCCGGCGTCACGACTCGCAGATCGCAAGCCAGCGCCAGCTGGAACCCGGCCCCCACTGCATGTCCCTGGACCGCGGCAATGCTCACGATCTCCGGCCTGCGCAGCCAGGAGAACCCACCCTGAAAGTGCGAGATCAACTCCTGCAACTCATCCGCAGGCTTCTTCCCCAGCGTGAGCAGCGGCTCCTGCCCGTCGACCGGCTCGCCCATCATCAGGTTGCGATCCAGCCCCGCCGAGAACGACTGCCCCTCCCCCGACACCACGACCACCCGGACCTCATCAGGCAGCGCCGCCCCGAAATCCGACAAGGCGGCCCACATCGCCGGAGTCTGCGCGTTCCGCACCTCCGGCCGATCCAGCACCACCCGGGCGACCGCCCCGTCCACCGACAACCGCAATCCAAGATCAGCCATGCCAGGAAGATACGTCACCCGGACCCGGGCGCGATTCCGCTGTCTCCGTACACGGCGATCGGGTCGTTCGGTGACCTATTCGATCCGTCTCGAAACGCTGGGTAACCGACGGGTCGCGTCGTTAGGGTCGGACGGCGGCCCTCTGAGGGGGTCGTTTCTGGCACAACAGACGATCGGGCGGGGTCTGGGGTCCTGCCCAGGAGGAGTGTGCACGTTGGCAACATCAAGGATTCGCAAGCCGTTGATCGCAGTCATGATCGGTGCGGGCGCCATCGTCGGCGTCGCGGCACCTGCCCTGGCCACCAGGGAATACCCGGGCGGTGGCGCTTGGGACTACGGCGACACCGGCCTCACGCTGTACTCGAACTACTACCACCCGAACAACTGCCACCGTTCGTCGGTGTCGGTGAACGGCTTGGTCACCCGAAGCCCCAACACCGCGGCGGGCCAGTGGTCGCATGCCGAGGACTGGTCGGCCGTCTCCGGGAACAAGGTGTATTGGAACAACGAGTGCTGAGTTGATCCACCGCCGTTGAAGTCGACGGGTACGGGCGCTCACCGCGTTCGTACCCGTCCCGGGGAGGAGACCAATTGCTGCCCAGGGCAATCAAGTTCGGCTACGTGGTGATCGTGCTGGCAGCGGCCATGCTGTCCTTCGTCACCCTGCGCGGACACGACGAGCTGGCGACGGCCGGCAGTTCGTACCTGATCCAGCTGGACAAGCCGGATGCCGGTGCCGGCGCCGCCGAGGTGGCCGGAGCGGTCGAGGCCTTCGCCCGGCAGCAGCGGATCAACATCGGCCGCCTGTACGACGATCCGCGCGACCCTGGCGAACGTACTGTCTTCCTGGCCGTCGGCGACACCGCGGCACCGTCGACGAGTTGGCTGAACAGCCGCTACCCGGGCTTCAGTCCCGCGGTGAACCTGCACTTCCGTCCGTACCAGGAGTCCCGGGCGCTGACCGCGGACGGCAGGTACCTGGTCTACGGCAGCCAGCAACAGAGCCTCGACCTGGTCCAGGCCTTCAAGGAGCTCGGCTACCACGGCGCGTCGACGCCGGTACCGTCGCTCGGTACGGAGCTCCAGAAGCTCGGAGCCGGCGCGCTGACCACCTTCGTCCTGGCGATCGCCCTCGTCATCGTCGTGACCGTCGCGTCGAGCGTGGTCCTGAACACGAGGTCGTACGGGATCCAGCGGCTGCACGGGCACTCGCCGGCCAGGATGATCGCGGGCGATTTCCGCCGGGTGCTGCTGCTCGCCGCGGTGACCGTCGTCGGGGTCAACCTGCTGCTCGCGCTCCCTTTGTACCTCTACAACGGTTTTCACCAGGTCGGCATGTTCCTGCGCGTGGAGCTGATCATCGCCGCCGCGCTGATCGTTCTTGCTTTGGTCGTCCAGGCTCTGACGGTGATGCTGCTGCAGAGCAGCCCGATCACCGAGGCGATCGGCGGCCGGATCACCGCCGGCTGGGCGTTTGCGGGCGCCTATCTGCTGCGCGGCTGGAGTCTGCTGCTGATCCTGTCCATCGCGTCCTCGAGCCTGACCGCGTTCTGGACGCTGACCGACGCGCGGGAAAGCCAGCGGACCTGGGCCGCGGCCGGCGAGGCCTACTGCCTGCGGGTGAGCGCCGCGATCGAGTACTCGAAGAACGCGGCGCAGCTCGACACCCGGATCGGCCAGGCGCTGCGGAAAGCCGACGAACGCGGCGAGGTGACCATTGCCGCGCGCTACAACCTCTTCGAGTCGAAACGCGACCTCCTCATGGTCGACGAGAGCTACCTGAGCAAGCACGACGTACGGGACGCGAACGGCCGTCGGGTGACACCCGGTACGAACGCGCGGCTGCTCGTACCGGCCCGGTACGGCGCGCAGGCGGCCCGGATCGAGGACGAGCTGCCTCGCTGGGCCGCGGTAGCCCTTCAGGGCAAGGCCCCTGACCTCCAGGCTGAGCCGATCCTCGATGGCCAGACGTTGCTGTCGTCAACCACCGGTACCGGCAATCGAACTCCTCTGGTGCGTGATGCGGTGGTGCTGGTCGTCCCCGCTGCCTCCGGGATCATCGGCGACGGCGCGTACACCACGATGGCCACCAACGGCGGCATCCTGGTGGAGAACCCCGAGCGCATCACGCAGGCTATGACTTCCGCTGGGGTGGGCGACTACATCCTTGGCGTGACGCCGTTCGCGTACGACGCCGGGCAGCGGTACCTCGAAGCCCGGCGGGACGCGGGGATCCAGCTGGTCAATCTGCTCATCGGGGTGGCGCTGCTGATCTTCACCGCGCTCGCGATCGCCTTCGTGTACAGCGGCCGCAACGCGCAGAGCCTGTTCGCCAAACACCTGCACGGCTGGGGATTCCTGCGCACGCACTGGCGGCTGCTGGCTCTGGAGGCGGCGATCGGTATCGCTCTGCTGGTATGGACCTGGAGCGGGTCGGCTGCGGTACTCGCCCGCAGCCGGGTCCCCACGCTGCCCCCGCTACCGGCGTACGTCGTCGACGGCGCCACCTGGAAGCCGGTACTGGCGGGCGGTGTCGTGCTGATCGCCGTGACGCTGGCCGCAGGTGCTGTGCGCTGGCTGTCCCCGGACAAGGAGATCCGATGATCGTCGCTGATCGCATCACCAAGGCCTTCGGGCCGGACCCGTTGTGGTCCGAGCTCTCGTTCACCGTCGAGCAGGGCGAGATGCTCGCCCTCACGGGCCCGAGCGGCGCCGGCAAGTCGACCCTACTCAACTGCCTTGGGCTGCTGGAGCGGGTGGACTCA
This region includes:
- a CDS encoding ATP-dependent DNA ligase, giving the protein MKLPVMPPVAPMLAKPIKQIPDGNVSFEPKWDGFRSIIFRDGDEVEIGSRNEKPMTRYFPELVEAIKANLPERCVIDGEIVVVGASGDRLDFEVLQQRIHPAASRVKMLSETTPARFVAFDLLALGDTDYTERPFAERREALEQALAKAAAPIHLTRTTTDKATATDWFNQFEGAGLDGVIAKPLDGLYLPDKRTMFKIKHERTADCVVAGYRVHKSGENRIGSLLLGLYNAEGVLASVGVIGAFPMARREELFVEMQELVTDFDNHPWAWAKQEEGNRTPRNAEGSRWQAGKDLSFVPLRPERVVEVKYDHMEGVRFRHTAQFVRWREDRTPESCTYEQLEEPIKFDLADVLTARP
- a CDS encoding PIN domain-containing protein, with the protein product MADPRIAFLDANVLRGQLTTDIMLSLADSKLYEPQWSAEVLDEVKRNRPAGVTAERADSRFAQMAKAFPEALVTDYQHLMPEMRADDKDKHVLAAAVHSEADVLVTENTKDFDPPTSGRHAMKVERTSEFLNQMLEEHPDKVVGAMQKMVDRNRRAPQTMPELIDKMATQQDLKGFAHKLNSMVPSEQQGSHPNLQVAKAAQAALEGTSPASRAVSTPATAPAARKAGTDGPEKSTGQER
- a CDS encoding enoyl-CoA hydratase/isomerase family protein, whose product is MADLGLRLSVDGAVARVVLDRPEVRNAQTPAMWAALSDFGAALPDEVRVVVVSGEGQSFSAGLDRNLMMGEPVDGQEPLLTLGKKPADELQELISHFQGGFSWLRRPEIVSIAAVQGHAVGAGFQLALACDLRVVTPDAKFSMREPALGLVPDLGGTQPLVQLVGYSRALEICVTSRWVEAAEAHQLGLANIVVPGEELAGTVKDLSDAVLSPLVGAVRETKALLLGASDRTYEEQLKAEREAQARRLAELIAAFG
- a CDS encoding ABC transporter ATP-binding protein, whose protein sequence is MSAGMRMGGGGGSAMSWRRQDASVVDQKLAKGTLRRILRFAKPFKWHITAFLALVIISAFLVIASPLLFKKIVDDGITKGNAGLVTALALVVALLAVVEAALGLMQRWFSARIGEGLIYDLRTKVFAHVQQMPVAFFTRTQTGALVSRLNNDVIGAQQAFTSTLSGVVSNVISLILVVGAMLLLSWQLTVVAILILPVFLLPARYLGRRLAAMTREQMTLNAEMSTAMTERFSVGGALLVTLFGKPELENAQFGEKSGRVRDLGIRIAMLGRVFFTALTLVAALATALVYGVGGNLAVRETLTVGTLLALVALLGRLYGPLTALSNVRVDVMTALVSFERVFEVLDLEPMIKDAPDAKPLPDNAASVTFDKVSFGYPTAEQVSLASLESVAVLDKRVSAQVLEDISFTVEPGQMIALVGPSGAGKTTITNLVARLYDVTGGAVRIGDKDVREVTLESLHDAIGYVTQDAHMFHDTIRANLAYAKPDATEEEMANALRSAQVWDLVHSLPDGLDTVVGDRGHRLSGGERQRLAIARLLLKAPHIVVLDEATAHLDSESEVAVQKALDTALEGRTSLVIAHRLSTVRNADQILVVDHGNIVERGTHEQLLALDGEYADLYHTQFAESGSAAGV
- a CDS encoding helix-turn-helix domain-containing protein, with the translated sequence MIPTLYTTDEVADLLRISVYAVYKHVAAGTVSPRRTPGPLPAELRFTSDDVVRMLLAMRPSVATPVRRHLALVSG
- a CDS encoding lactococcin 972 family bacteriocin, with amino-acid sequence MATSRIRKPLIAVMIGAGAIVGVAAPALATREYPGGGAWDYGDTGLTLYSNYYHPNNCHRSSVSVNGLVTRSPNTAAGQWSHAEDWSAVSGNKVYWNNEC
- a CDS encoding DUF1707 and FHA domain-containing protein, translated to MTAERIELARPSDAERDRALAILRDGAGSGRLSHDTFIRRMNFVLRAQSRRELANATHDLPGTEPRAVQLLNRLLARIPRLTIAPRTAKPYVRPQGLALPSPGTPTVRIGRGPGATLRETDLSVSRFHAELRHVDDGWLLRDLGSMNGTHLNGLRITTPVRVRPGDHIRFGAVTYRLTWTDPS